Proteins from one Chloroflexota bacterium genomic window:
- a CDS encoding terpene cyclase/mutase family protein, with protein MLQTIVRYRWLLVIVGFLVAVPIAAQTAENNKGADWLLTQQQADGSFDSYYHSPLDPTACSVYALHAAGYQIDPATQRFIEQQAQSYIGYPAKASAIVMAQLLTGHDPRSVGGVDLVEAIIKSYDPATGMYGENLYENSLVMMALKAAGEAIEPQAIQTILDQQLEDGSWNTSTQNTALQIQALVAADQKQSAAIPAALAFLQTQQEGDRGFVGNRNFPPSAFKDAISTSLAIQAILATGGDPKAEPWGDNINNPINALRRLQLADGGFRRDSSTPQPDTMSTCSAVQAVLLKTYPFIELANIGITLTPTLVPADGSTATPVQQPGLPRVLPDTSSSSNLALPIVLGVLAVCVLVGLRLRKLA; from the coding sequence ATGCTTCAAACCATTGTTCGCTATCGTTGGCTGTTGGTCATCGTTGGTTTTTTGGTAGCGGTCCCAATCGCTGCTCAAACGGCGGAGAACAATAAAGGGGCTGATTGGTTGCTAACTCAGCAGCAGGCGGATGGCAGTTTTGATTCGTATTATCACTCTCCACTTGATCCAACGGCATGCTCGGTGTATGCCCTCCATGCGGCAGGCTATCAAATCGACCCAGCCACGCAACGCTTTATTGAGCAACAGGCTCAGAGCTATATTGGGTATCCCGCTAAAGCTTCGGCGATTGTCATGGCTCAATTGCTAACCGGACATGATCCCCGTTCGGTTGGTGGGGTCGATTTGGTTGAAGCAATCATCAAGAGCTACGATCCTGCAACGGGCATGTATGGTGAAAACTTATATGAGAATTCCTTGGTAATGATGGCCTTGAAAGCTGCTGGCGAGGCGATTGAGCCACAGGCAATCCAGACGATTCTTGATCAACAGTTGGAAGATGGGTCGTGGAATACCAGCACCCAAAACACCGCCTTACAAATTCAGGCCTTAGTCGCGGCTGATCAAAAGCAATCTGCGGCAATTCCGGCGGCGTTGGCCTTCTTGCAAACCCAGCAAGAGGGTGATCGGGGGTTTGTCGGCAATCGTAACTTTCCGCCATCAGCGTTTAAGGATGCAATTTCAACTTCCTTGGCCATCCAAGCTATTTTAGCCACTGGTGGCGACCCCAAGGCTGAACCATGGGGTGATAATATCAATAATCCTATTAATGCTTTGCGGCGTTTGCAGCTTGCTGATGGTGGTTTTCGGCGCGATTCATCGACCCCACAGCCAGATACGATGTCAACTTGTTCGGCTGTTCAGGCTGTGCTGCTAAAAACCTATCCATTTATTGAACTTGCCAACATTGGCATTACGCTGACCCCAACCTTGGTTCCTGCCGATGGCTCGACTGCCACTCCTGTTCAGCAACCTGGCCTGCCTAGGGTATTACCAGACACTAGCTCAAGCTCAAATCTGGCCTTGCCAATTGTGCTTGGCGTATTGGCTGTCTGTGTATTGGTTGGCCTACGCCTACGCAAATTAGCCTAA
- a CDS encoding aspartate kinase yields the protein MRLLVTKFGGTSVGSAEAIRGLTAITTTNRTTWDHVVVVVSALSGVTDKLLNIVRVAQTTGDAAAVARLHAELRQRHHAVIGELLDAEQAAIQTEIDGLLDECARLCEGVRVLGELTPRTLDAIAGLGERMSARIVAATLRHLGVPAQHFDASDLIVTDDRYQDASPLMPETTERTTATLGPILDQGITPVVTGFIGATLAGVKTTLGRGGSDWSAAILGAALEASEVWIYTDVDGVMTADPRIAPDAHVISTLSYNEISELAYYGAKVLHPKTIRPVVERGIPLRVKNTFNPSHPGTVIVGKTEPIVGAIKAVTAIHNLTMITVAGRGMLGVPGIAARTFGAVAREDASILMISQASSEQSICFVIPDGGAKRVVESLNQELAIELERRDIDTIALEEGVSIITAVGAGMRGTTGVAKRVFSAIGDAEINVIAIAQGSSECAISLVVSGDSAKAGVRAIHALTYRETINAQHRPPCE from the coding sequence ATGCGTTTGCTAGTGACGAAATTTGGTGGTACGTCGGTCGGTTCAGCTGAAGCTATTCGTGGCTTAACTGCAATCACTACCACTAATCGCACTACTTGGGATCATGTTGTTGTGGTGGTGTCGGCCCTCAGCGGTGTCACCGATAAATTGTTGAATATTGTGCGGGTTGCCCAAACAACGGGCGATGCTGCTGCGGTTGCTAGGCTGCACGCCGAGTTGCGCCAGCGCCATCATGCTGTGATTGGCGAGTTGCTCGATGCTGAACAGGCCGCAATCCAAACCGAAATTGATGGCTTGCTCGATGAGTGTGCCCGTTTGTGCGAAGGTGTGCGGGTTTTGGGCGAATTGACTCCGCGCACGCTCGATGCGATTGCTGGCTTGGGCGAGCGTATGAGCGCCCGCATCGTTGCGGCAACCTTGCGCCATCTAGGCGTGCCAGCTCAGCATTTTGATGCTAGCGATTTGATCGTTACCGATGATCGTTATCAAGATGCTTCGCCGTTGATGCCCGAAACCACCGAGCGCACCACCGCAACCCTTGGCCCAATCTTGGATCAAGGAATTACGCCAGTGGTCACAGGTTTTATCGGCGCAACCTTGGCGGGCGTAAAAACGACGCTTGGTCGTGGTGGCTCCGATTGGAGTGCGGCGATTTTGGGCGCGGCGCTCGAAGCCAGCGAAGTTTGGATCTATACCGATGTTGATGGAGTGATGACTGCCGACCCACGGATTGCTCCCGATGCCCATGTGATCAGCACGCTTTCCTACAACGAAATTAGCGAATTGGCTTATTACGGCGCGAAAGTGCTGCACCCCAAAACAATTCGGCCTGTGGTCGAGCGTGGCATCCCCTTGCGAGTCAAAAATACCTTCAATCCCAGCCATCCTGGCACGGTGATTGTGGGTAAAACTGAGCCAATCGTTGGCGCAATCAAAGCAGTTACCGCAATCCATAATTTGACCATGATCACCGTGGCAGGCCGTGGCATGTTGGGCGTACCTGGCATCGCTGCCCGTACTTTTGGTGCGGTAGCCCGTGAAGATGCCAGCATTTTGATGATTTCACAAGCTTCGTCTGAACAAAGTATCTGTTTTGTCATCCCCGATGGCGGGGCAAAACGGGTGGTCGAATCGCTGAACCAAGAATTAGCGATTGAACTCGAACGCCGCGATATCGATACGATTGCCTTGGAAGAAGGTGTTTCGATCATTACGGCGGTTGGCGCTGGGATGCGTGGTACAACTGGCGTGGCCAAACGGGTGTTTAGCGCGATTGGCGATGCTGAAATCAATGTGATTGCGATTGCTCAAGGTTCATCCGAATGTGCAATTAGCTTGGTGGTTTCGGGCGATAGCGCCAAGGCAGGGGTGCGAGCGATTCATGCCCTGACCTACCGTGAAACGATCAATGCCCAACATCGCCCACCATGTGAGTAA
- the thrC gene encoding threonine synthase yields MSQLTTHASAVPLLERYRQFLPITAQTPIVTLHEGNTPLINVPRLAAHLGVRELWLKLESMNPTGSFKDRGMVMAIAKALEAGSKAVVCASTGNTSAAAAAYAARMGMECVVVVPAGKIALGKLAQALMYGAKLLVIEGNFDQALDMVRVLAEQHPITLVNSVNPYRLEGQATAAYEICDVLGDAPDYLALPVGNAGNISAYWMGFKRYYEAHRSESLPKILGFEATGSAAIVRGEPIAYPETVATAIRIGNPASWQLAVNARDESEGTIDHVSDEEILAAWRDLSALEGIFCEPASAAGVAGIRKLLAAGSIDPNGRFVAVLTGHGLKDPQLAVEQFSVPQAIPAELSAVVAALDL; encoded by the coding sequence ATGAGTCAGCTAACCACCCATGCTTCGGCGGTGCCATTACTCGAACGCTACCGCCAATTTTTGCCGATCACTGCCCAAACGCCTATTGTCACCTTGCACGAGGGCAATACTCCGTTGATCAATGTGCCACGCTTGGCTGCCCATCTTGGGGTGCGCGAATTGTGGCTCAAATTGGAATCCATGAATCCAACTGGTTCGTTCAAGGATCGCGGCATGGTCATGGCGATTGCCAAAGCCCTCGAAGCTGGCAGCAAAGCCGTGGTCTGTGCTTCAACTGGCAATACCAGTGCTGCCGCCGCTGCCTATGCCGCTCGCATGGGCATGGAATGTGTGGTGGTCGTGCCTGCTGGCAAAATCGCCTTGGGTAAATTGGCTCAAGCCTTGATGTACGGAGCCAAACTCTTGGTGATCGAAGGCAATTTCGACCAAGCCTTGGATATGGTGCGCGTGTTGGCCGAACAACATCCAATTACTTTGGTCAACTCGGTTAACCCCTATCGCTTGGAAGGCCAAGCAACCGCTGCCTACGAAATTTGCGATGTGCTCGGCGATGCACCCGATTATTTGGCCTTGCCAGTTGGTAATGCTGGCAATATTTCGGCCTATTGGATGGGCTTCAAACGCTATTACGAAGCGCATCGCTCGGAAAGCTTGCCCAAAATTTTGGGTTTTGAGGCAACTGGTTCGGCAGCGATCGTGCGCGGTGAGCCAATTGCCTATCCTGAAACTGTGGCAACCGCGATTCGAATTGGCAATCCGGCTTCGTGGCAGTTGGCAGTTAATGCTCGCGACGAATCGGAAGGCACGATCGATCATGTCAGCGATGAAGAAATTTTGGCGGCTTGGCGCGATCTCTCGGCACTCGAAGGCATTTTCTGCGAGCCAGCTTCGGCAGCAGGCGTTGCCGGCATTCGCAAGCTTTTGGCTGCTGGCAGCATCGATCCCAATGGCCGTTTTGTGGCAGTATTGACTGGCCATGGCTTGAAAGACCCACAATTGGCAGTCGAGCAGTTCTCGGTTCCACAGGCGATCCCTGCTGAATTGAGCGCTGTGGTCGCCGCCTTAGATTTGTAG